The following proteins come from a genomic window of Gimesia chilikensis:
- a CDS encoding F0F1 ATP synthase subunit epsilon, with product MNLKVLLPTEILVDQSVTKVIAEAENGSFCLLPRHVDFLSALLPGILTFVDDQNLEHYLGIGGGILTKTGSEVRVSTIYAVQGEDLGTLRQQVTEQFEAINERERTVRSAIARLEADILRHFVKQGITADV from the coding sequence ATGAATCTCAAAGTGCTCCTGCCAACAGAAATCCTGGTCGACCAGAGCGTCACTAAAGTGATTGCTGAAGCGGAAAACGGTTCCTTCTGTCTACTGCCCCGGCACGTCGACTTCCTGTCAGCACTATTACCCGGCATTTTGACGTTCGTAGACGATCAGAACCTGGAACATTACCTCGGCATTGGCGGAGGGATTCTCACCAAAACCGGATCCGAAGTCCGCGTCTCTACGATCTATGCCGTCCAGGGAGAAGACCTGGGCACGCTCCGCCAGCAGGTCACAGAACAGTTTGAAGCCATCAATGAACGGGAGCGAACCGTACGCTCCGCTATCGCCCGCCTGGAAGCCGATATTCTCAGACACTTTGTCAAACAGGGAATCACCGCCGATGTCTGA
- a CDS encoding ATP synthase subunit I — MNLPLSMQLFVSLLAGLLLGAIFFGGLWLTVKQLPKVSAPWLLFLGSALGRTLIILTGFWCVGIWLSESFRWQRTAVCLAGFIIARMMITRYTRSSTVPATGKSA; from the coding sequence ATGAATCTTCCCTTGAGTATGCAACTCTTCGTCAGCCTGCTCGCCGGGCTATTGTTGGGGGCCATTTTTTTTGGTGGACTCTGGCTGACCGTGAAACAACTTCCCAAAGTCTCAGCCCCCTGGCTGCTGTTTCTGGGTAGTGCCCTGGGTAGAACCCTGATCATTCTCACGGGTTTCTGGTGCGTGGGGATCTGGTTGTCGGAATCATTTCGCTGGCAACGCACCGCAGTTTGCCTGGCAGGATTCATCATCGCGCGGATGATGATTACCCGCTATACGCGTTCGTCAACTGTGCCCGCCACTGGAAAGTCTGCCTGA
- a CDS encoding F0F1 ATP synthase subunit gamma, whose translation MQDFETLKRSIDSTRDLESVVRTMKTLAAVSIRQYEQAVDSLEDFAETVNRGLAMVLKNVPPQTSLSELQGTGSTGIIVFGSDQGMCGQFNEQIGSFALDYFADDPQPATQHAWMVIGSRISGKLLDAGCQLDYEFNLPGAVTGISPLVADILAEIDRWRYERHLGKIYIFYNQRVSASSYKPHAQQLLPIDVAQLAQKQTPASTSRSLPLFTMAPGVLLSRLIRQYLFVSLFRACAESQAGENASRIASMQAAEHNIKERLMNLQAEFNQRRQTAITEELLDVVTGFEALKEEK comes from the coding sequence ATGCAGGACTTTGAAACTTTAAAACGCAGTATCGATAGCACACGCGACCTGGAATCGGTGGTGCGGACAATGAAAACCCTGGCCGCGGTCAGCATCCGCCAGTATGAACAGGCCGTGGATTCACTGGAAGATTTCGCGGAAACGGTCAATCGCGGATTAGCCATGGTCCTGAAAAACGTGCCTCCGCAGACCAGCCTGTCTGAACTGCAGGGAACCGGTTCAACAGGTATTATTGTCTTCGGTTCGGACCAGGGAATGTGCGGTCAGTTCAATGAGCAGATCGGTTCGTTCGCACTGGATTATTTTGCGGATGATCCCCAGCCAGCGACGCAGCATGCCTGGATGGTTATCGGATCCCGTATCTCCGGGAAACTCCTGGACGCGGGTTGCCAGCTCGACTACGAATTCAATCTACCGGGAGCCGTTACCGGCATATCCCCCCTCGTCGCAGACATCCTTGCAGAAATTGATCGCTGGCGATATGAACGACACCTGGGGAAAATCTATATCTTCTACAATCAGCGGGTTTCCGCTTCATCCTATAAGCCACATGCCCAGCAGCTGCTCCCCATCGATGTCGCCCAGCTCGCACAAAAACAAACGCCCGCCTCAACATCCCGGTCGCTGCCCCTGTTTACAATGGCTCCCGGCGTTTTACTCTCGCGGCTCATTCGACAATATCTGTTTGTTTCGCTGTTCCGCGCCTGTGCTGAATCTCAGGCGGGTGAAAACGCAAGTCGGATTGCGTCCATGCAGGCAGCAGAACACAATATAAAAGAGCGGCTGATGAATCTTCAAGCCGAATTTAATCAACGTCGCCAGACCGCAATCACAGAAGAACTCCTCGATGTGGTCACCGGCTTTGAAGCTCTCAAAGAGGAGAAATAA
- the atpD gene encoding F0F1 ATP synthase subunit beta produces the protein MQQTVSKHDLNLGSILSVRGSVIDAVFPHRLPAVQSELHAGPHQEIIIEVLTQLDSQTVRGIALTSTRGLARGSQILNTGHPLKVPVGQQLLGRMLNVFGEPIDQGAAIEEADWRSIHHPSPALVERPPRSEIFKTGIKAIDLLAPLERGGKAGLFGGAGVGKTVLITELIHNVVGAHKGVSLFCGIGERCREAEELYREMKDAGVLDNTVMVFGQMNEPPGARFRVGHAALTMAEYFRDEQHQDVLLLIDNIFRFIQAGTEVSGLMGELPSRVGYQPTLASDLAELEERICTTTSGSITSVQAVYVPADDFTDPSAVHTFAHLSTSVVLSRKRASEGLYPAIDLLNSSSKMLMPPIVGDHHYQVAQSVRSTLANYEDLKDIIAMLGLEELSREDRRTVNRARRLERFLTQPFFSTEQFTGYDGKFVSLDETLDGCERILNDEFQDVSERTLYMIGSIDEVASKQKGTRK, from the coding sequence ATGCAGCAGACAGTCTCGAAGCACGACCTGAACCTGGGTTCGATTCTCTCCGTTAGAGGCAGCGTTATTGACGCTGTTTTCCCTCACCGTCTGCCCGCAGTCCAAAGCGAACTACACGCGGGTCCGCACCAGGAAATCATCATCGAGGTACTCACACAGCTCGACAGTCAGACGGTGCGTGGCATTGCCTTAACATCCACTCGCGGCCTGGCACGAGGCTCTCAGATTCTCAATACGGGACACCCGCTGAAGGTCCCCGTGGGTCAGCAGTTGTTAGGCCGCATGCTCAATGTCTTTGGTGAACCCATTGATCAGGGGGCGGCCATCGAAGAGGCCGACTGGCGTTCGATCCATCATCCTTCCCCGGCACTGGTGGAACGGCCACCACGATCGGAAATCTTCAAAACCGGGATCAAAGCCATCGATCTGCTGGCTCCGCTCGAACGGGGCGGGAAGGCGGGGCTGTTCGGCGGTGCGGGCGTCGGCAAAACCGTGTTGATCACCGAACTGATTCATAATGTCGTCGGTGCCCACAAAGGGGTCAGTCTCTTTTGTGGTATCGGGGAACGTTGTCGTGAAGCGGAAGAACTCTACCGCGAAATGAAAGATGCCGGCGTGCTCGATAATACGGTCATGGTTTTTGGTCAGATGAATGAACCGCCGGGGGCCCGCTTCCGTGTCGGACATGCCGCTCTGACCATGGCGGAGTATTTTCGGGATGAACAGCACCAGGATGTCCTGTTGCTGATCGACAACATATTTCGTTTCATACAGGCAGGAACCGAGGTCTCGGGGCTGATGGGCGAACTACCGTCCCGTGTCGGTTATCAGCCCACACTCGCTTCGGACCTGGCAGAACTCGAAGAACGAATTTGCACGACAACCAGCGGTTCGATTACTTCGGTACAGGCGGTTTATGTTCCCGCAGATGACTTCACCGATCCTTCCGCAGTCCACACCTTTGCCCACCTGTCGACCTCCGTTGTACTCTCCCGTAAACGTGCCTCGGAAGGACTCTACCCCGCAATCGACCTGTTGAACTCCAGCTCAAAAATGCTGATGCCCCCGATTGTCGGCGATCACCATTATCAGGTTGCGCAATCCGTAAGAAGCACTCTCGCCAACTATGAGGATCTGAAAGATATCATCGCCATGCTGGGGCTGGAGGAACTCTCCCGCGAAGACCGCCGGACTGTGAATCGCGCCCGTCGCCTGGAACGGTTTTTAACGCAACCCTTCTTCAGCACCGAACAGTTTACGGGCTATGACGGTAAGTTTGTTTCACTGGACGAAACCCTGGATGGCTGCGAACGCATTCTTAATGATGAGTTTCAGGATGTCTCCGAACGCACACTCTACATGATTGGTTCGATCGACGAAGTCGCCTCAAAACAAAAGGGGACCAGGAAATGA
- a CDS encoding F0F1 ATP synthase subunit C gives MDPDTVIAAVSIFTAGITIAIGSVGPALGEGRALAQALSAIAQQPDEASTITRTLFVGLAMVESTAIYCFVISMILIFANPFWNHFLQATGS, from the coding sequence ATGGATCCAGATACCGTCATTGCAGCAGTTTCCATCTTTACCGCAGGCATCACGATTGCCATCGGCTCGGTTGGCCCCGCGCTCGGGGAAGGCCGCGCCCTGGCACAGGCCTTGAGCGCGATTGCCCAGCAGCCCGATGAAGCCAGTACGATTACCCGTACGCTGTTCGTCGGCCTGGCCATGGTGGAATCCACGGCGATTTACTGCTTCGTGATTTCCATGATTCTGATCTTCGCGAATCCGTTTTGGAATCACTTCCTGCAAGCCACCGGCAGTTAA
- the hypE gene encoding hydrogenase expression/formation protein HypE, with protein sequence MTEREGKSPGGWQLNCPVSVRDHAECVTLAHGEGGRLSRKLIQERILIILQPVSSQSLDDAARLPHSGQPLALTTDSFVVTPLFFPGGDIGSLAVYGTVNDLAVSGARPRWLTLSLMIEEGLPLAVLERILESVARAAGETAVQIVAGDTKVVPRGAVDGLFINTAGVGELLEPVPPGPAQLQRGDELIVSGPLGQHGIAVMAVREELGIEPLPQSDSGSLFPAVDQLRLTLGSRIRCLRDATRGGVAAVLHEWAEACGKTLSIEERTLPVTPEVRGISELLGLDPLHIANEGTMLLAVEQGAAAEAVAQLQTIPGMERASRIGVVRERGVAPVTVQRTLGVEQPLADPLGSPLPRIC encoded by the coding sequence ATGACCGAACGGGAAGGAAAATCTCCAGGCGGCTGGCAGCTGAACTGTCCGGTCTCGGTGCGCGATCATGCGGAATGCGTGACCCTGGCGCACGGAGAAGGGGGACGGCTGTCGCGGAAACTGATCCAGGAGCGGATTCTCATAATCCTGCAGCCGGTCTCTTCTCAGTCTCTGGATGACGCCGCGCGATTGCCCCATAGCGGGCAACCACTGGCACTGACAACGGACAGTTTTGTCGTCACCCCTTTGTTTTTCCCGGGAGGAGACATCGGTTCGCTCGCGGTTTACGGTACGGTAAACGATCTGGCGGTCAGCGGCGCCAGACCACGCTGGCTGACCCTCTCACTGATGATCGAGGAAGGGCTCCCCCTGGCGGTGCTGGAACGAATTCTGGAAAGTGTCGCACGAGCAGCGGGAGAGACTGCAGTACAGATCGTGGCCGGAGATACCAAGGTTGTACCACGAGGGGCGGTGGATGGACTGTTTATCAACACCGCGGGGGTCGGGGAGTTACTGGAGCCGGTTCCCCCCGGTCCGGCTCAGCTCCAGAGGGGTGACGAACTGATCGTCAGTGGTCCTCTGGGCCAGCACGGGATCGCGGTGATGGCGGTGCGGGAAGAACTGGGCATCGAGCCGCTGCCGCAAAGTGATTCGGGTTCCTTATTTCCTGCCGTAGATCAACTGCGACTCACTCTGGGGTCACGAATCCGCTGCTTGCGCGATGCGACGCGAGGCGGCGTTGCGGCAGTTTTGCACGAATGGGCAGAAGCCTGTGGAAAGACATTGAGTATCGAGGAACGAACTCTGCCTGTAACGCCTGAAGTACGGGGTATCAGTGAACTGCTCGGACTCGATCCGCTGCATATCGCTAACGAAGGGACAATGCTGCTGGCTGTGGAGCAGGGGGCGGCGGCAGAGGCTGTTGCGCAGTTGCAGACGATTCCGGGCATGGAGCGGGCCAGCCGGATCGGTGTTGTCAGAGAACGCGGTGTTGCTCCCGTGACAGTGCAACGCACATTGGGAGTGGAACAGCCACTGGCGGACCCTTTGGGGAGTCCGCTGCCTCGGATCTGCTGA
- a CDS encoding AtpZ/AtpI family protein, which translates to MSELPPEQENGSEIPGNQGHPLHLHNRSQIEKRIASQETRKLKAREEKHHTIWFGLGMFGLIGWSVAIPAVIGALAGMWIDSRWPSRYSWSLMLLIGGITLGCFNAWKWLHKEGNVDR; encoded by the coding sequence ATGTCTGAGCTGCCCCCGGAACAGGAAAACGGCTCTGAGATCCCCGGGAATCAGGGGCACCCGTTACACCTGCATAATCGCAGTCAGATTGAAAAACGGATTGCTTCACAGGAGACTCGGAAACTGAAAGCCCGTGAAGAAAAGCATCATACCATCTGGTTCGGTCTGGGCATGTTCGGTCTGATCGGCTGGTCAGTCGCGATTCCAGCTGTGATCGGTGCACTGGCGGGAATGTGGATCGACTCCCGCTGGCCTTCCCGTTATTCCTGGAGCCTGATGCTGTTGATTGGTGGAATTACCCTGGGCTGTTTCAATGCCTGGAAGTGGTTACATAAAGAAGGAAACGTGGACCGATGA
- a CDS encoding F0F1 ATP synthase subunit A, whose protein sequence is MNISPDVPLWQWEWIILNRTILFTWLVMAILVIVSWFITRRLTSGPRISRGQNLLEVLVVGLRNQIREVSQQEPGPYMPFVGTLFLFIVVSNILSIVPGYDAPTSSISTTAALATCVFVAVPIYGIAHQGLPGYLKQYIQPSVFMLPFNIIGEFSRTLALAVRLYGNIMSGSVIGAILLGFVPLFVPILMQAFGLLTGMIQAYIFAVLAMVYIASATQNGQGPTEQQDTENTDSDTTSTHTPTS, encoded by the coding sequence ATGAATATTTCCCCCGACGTCCCACTCTGGCAGTGGGAATGGATCATCCTCAATCGCACCATTCTGTTTACCTGGCTCGTGATGGCGATCCTCGTGATCGTTTCCTGGTTCATCACCCGCCGACTGACCAGTGGCCCCAGGATTTCACGTGGACAGAATCTGCTGGAGGTCCTCGTGGTGGGACTGAGGAACCAGATCAGAGAAGTCAGTCAGCAGGAACCCGGTCCTTACATGCCGTTTGTGGGAACCCTGTTTCTGTTTATCGTCGTCTCGAACATCCTCTCGATCGTTCCCGGATACGATGCGCCAACCAGTTCGATTTCCACTACCGCTGCTCTGGCGACCTGTGTCTTCGTCGCAGTCCCCATTTATGGCATCGCACACCAGGGGCTGCCTGGTTATCTGAAACAATATATACAGCCTTCGGTATTCATGCTCCCCTTTAATATCATTGGCGAATTTTCGCGGACCCTGGCCCTGGCGGTTCGCCTGTACGGCAACATCATGAGCGGCTCGGTCATCGGGGCCATCCTGCTCGGTTTCGTGCCCCTGTTCGTGCCGATCCTGATGCAGGCCTTCGGTCTCTTAACCGGGATGATCCAGGCTTATATTTTTGCGGTGCTGGCGATGGTCTACATTGCCTCCGCTACGCAGAACGGTCAGGGGCCCACGGAGCAACAGGACACTGAAAATACAGATTCAGATACAACTTCGACTCACACTCCAACATCATAA
- a CDS encoding alternate F1F0 ATPase, F1 subunit alpha: MSIHPDIQILLDNTFGKFGGVLEQHDFDPRLIEIGKVTYVGRSHARVSGLPNVQSEELLQFPNHVLGLALNLDPDEVGVVLLDPSDQLTAGDEVRRTHRLLDVPVGESLIGRVIDPVGRPLDGHGPVSAAERRPYERDPASITDRSPVTVPLQTGLKVIDALIPIGRGQRELILGDRQTGKTAIALDTILNQKNKDVICIYCAIGQRNTAVAKVIDDLRKHGALDYTAVVVAESDAPPGLQFVAPYAATTLGEYFMDRGQDVLVIYDDLTSHARSYRELSLLLRRPPGREAFPGDIFYLHSRLLERSTHLHERLGGGSLTALPVAETEAQNLSAYIPTNLISITDGQIYLSPQLFQKGILPAVDVGRSVSRVGGKTQLPAYRAVAGDLRLSYSQFEELETFSRFSSRLDEETLATLERGRRVREIFKQPQYQTLSVPEQISVLVAMSAGVFDDTDLKHIRTLEERIAPLLESDFPNLSEAILEGKKLTDSDQRAIVEAAQEQVALFTQDQA, translated from the coding sequence ATGAGTATTCATCCTGATATCCAGATTCTGCTCGATAACACATTCGGTAAATTCGGTGGTGTTTTGGAGCAGCACGATTTCGATCCCCGGTTGATTGAAATCGGAAAAGTCACCTACGTCGGTCGCAGTCATGCCCGGGTCAGCGGGCTTCCCAACGTTCAATCAGAAGAACTGCTGCAGTTCCCCAATCATGTACTGGGACTGGCGTTGAATTTGGATCCGGACGAAGTAGGCGTCGTCCTACTGGATCCCAGCGACCAGCTGACAGCCGGCGATGAAGTCCGCCGCACACATCGACTGTTAGACGTTCCGGTCGGTGAATCGTTGATCGGACGTGTGATTGACCCGGTGGGGCGGCCCCTGGATGGTCACGGCCCTGTCTCTGCGGCCGAACGTCGTCCTTATGAACGGGATCCGGCATCGATTACGGATCGCTCCCCCGTCACGGTTCCACTACAGACCGGCCTGAAAGTGATTGATGCTCTGATCCCCATCGGTCGCGGCCAGCGGGAGCTAATCCTCGGAGACCGCCAGACCGGGAAGACCGCCATCGCCCTGGACACGATTCTTAACCAGAAAAACAAAGACGTGATCTGTATTTACTGCGCCATTGGCCAGAGAAATACCGCAGTCGCGAAAGTCATAGACGATTTACGCAAACATGGTGCGCTGGATTACACTGCTGTCGTCGTCGCCGAGAGTGATGCCCCCCCGGGGCTGCAGTTCGTAGCCCCATATGCAGCGACCACCCTCGGCGAGTATTTTATGGACCGTGGTCAGGATGTGCTGGTCATTTATGACGATTTGACTTCTCACGCCCGTTCCTATCGTGAACTTTCTCTGCTGCTCAGACGGCCTCCCGGTCGCGAAGCCTTTCCTGGGGACATCTTCTATCTGCACTCCCGGCTGCTGGAACGGTCCACGCACCTGCATGAACGACTGGGAGGTGGTTCGTTGACCGCCCTACCCGTTGCAGAAACGGAAGCTCAGAATCTCTCTGCCTATATTCCGACGAACCTGATTTCGATCACCGATGGCCAGATTTATCTGTCTCCTCAGTTATTCCAGAAAGGAATTCTGCCCGCTGTGGATGTGGGGCGTTCCGTTTCCCGGGTTGGCGGTAAGACACAGCTGCCCGCCTACCGGGCAGTCGCCGGCGATTTACGGCTCTCTTACAGTCAGTTTGAAGAACTGGAAACATTCTCCCGCTTCAGCAGTCGTCTGGATGAGGAAACGCTGGCAACACTGGAACGGGGACGACGGGTGCGTGAGATCTTTAAACAGCCTCAGTACCAGACACTTTCCGTGCCGGAACAGATCTCGGTACTGGTCGCGATGTCTGCAGGTGTCTTCGATGATACCGATTTAAAACACATCCGGACTTTGGAAGAACGCATCGCGCCCCTGCTCGAGTCCGACTTCCCCAACTTGAGTGAAGCCATTCTGGAGGGGAAAAAACTGACCGACAGTGACCAGCGTGCGATTGTAGAAGCAGCGCAAGAACAAGTCGCATTATTCACACAGGACCAGGCTTGA
- the ppsA gene encoding phosphoenolpyruvate synthase translates to MAAQEPLVLWFEQIGIDDVSSVGGKNASLGEMYCNLSARGIAVPNGFATTAAAYRLFMSETGLDQKIREILDDLDTANISNLQSHGREVRQAILATEIPEVLREEILQAYRKLSEDIEGGLDVAVRSSATAEDLPDASFAGQQESYLNVHGESSLLDTCRRCFASLFTDRAISYRTEKGFDHFDIALSIGIQRMVRSDESASGVMFSIDTETGFRQAVLINAAYGLGENVVQGSVNPDEFYVFKPTLKEGFKPILKKTLGSKEFKLIYDTGGEKMTRNVPVDPVDRKRFAIDDEDILKLARWACLIEEHYSEVRGHFCPMDIEWAKDGLTDELFIVQARPETIHGGKELKVLKTFHLKEHGHVLATGHSVGERIGHGVARVVESAENLDQVEEGDMLVTDRTDPDWEPIMKKASAIVTNRGGRTCHAAIISRELGVPAIVGAENATTAIPSGSMVTVSCAEGDTGQVYDGQLDYEVQEVDLSELKHPKTKVMMIVGNPNEAFRLSMLPSEGVGLARMEFIINSFIRIHPMALLEYDKLEDPILKSEIDRLTASYSDKPAFFVDTLAQGVGMIAGAFYPRDVIVRMSDFKTNEYANLIGGEKYEPEEENPMIGFRGASRYYHPRYRDAFGLECQAMRKVREEMGLKNMKLMIPFCRTVEEGRKVLEVMAEHGLKRGEDGLEIYIMCEIPSNVIQAEAFAEIFDGFSIGSNDLTQLTLGVDRDSEVVAHIFDERDPAVMDSLATAIQRVKASGRKIGICGQAPSDYPEIAAFLVKQGIDSISLNPDAVMKTVSRIVEVEAELDSQGSASQTRSDVTV, encoded by the coding sequence ATGGCGGCACAGGAACCACTGGTGTTGTGGTTTGAGCAGATCGGGATTGATGATGTCTCTTCCGTGGGAGGCAAGAATGCCTCGCTGGGGGAAATGTACTGTAATCTGAGTGCCCGGGGAATCGCGGTTCCCAATGGCTTCGCGACTACTGCTGCCGCTTATCGACTGTTTATGTCGGAGACGGGGCTGGATCAGAAAATCAGAGAGATACTCGATGATCTGGATACCGCGAATATTTCCAATCTGCAGTCTCACGGCAGGGAAGTCCGTCAGGCGATCCTGGCTACTGAGATACCCGAAGTTTTGCGTGAAGAAATTCTGCAAGCCTATCGCAAGTTGAGCGAGGACATTGAAGGCGGCCTGGATGTGGCTGTGCGCAGTAGTGCGACCGCAGAGGATCTGCCTGATGCGAGCTTTGCAGGTCAGCAGGAATCGTATTTGAACGTGCATGGCGAAAGCAGTCTGCTGGATACCTGCCGCCGCTGCTTTGCCTCCCTGTTTACTGACCGGGCGATTTCTTATCGCACGGAAAAAGGTTTCGATCACTTCGATATTGCCCTGTCGATCGGCATACAGCGGATGGTTCGTTCTGACGAATCCGCTTCGGGAGTGATGTTCTCCATCGATACGGAAACCGGTTTTCGGCAGGCAGTTCTGATTAACGCTGCTTACGGGCTGGGAGAAAATGTCGTCCAGGGGAGTGTCAATCCGGACGAGTTTTACGTATTTAAACCGACTCTCAAAGAAGGCTTCAAGCCGATTCTTAAGAAAACACTGGGATCGAAAGAGTTCAAGCTGATCTACGATACCGGCGGGGAGAAAATGACTCGCAATGTCCCCGTGGATCCGGTCGATCGGAAACGGTTCGCCATCGACGACGAAGACATTCTCAAACTCGCACGCTGGGCCTGTCTCATCGAGGAACATTATTCAGAAGTCCGTGGGCATTTCTGTCCCATGGACATCGAATGGGCCAAAGATGGTCTGACCGATGAACTGTTTATTGTCCAGGCACGACCGGAAACCATTCATGGGGGCAAGGAACTCAAAGTCCTCAAAACATTTCATCTGAAAGAACATGGCCACGTGCTGGCGACCGGGCATAGCGTGGGAGAGCGGATCGGCCATGGTGTTGCCCGGGTCGTGGAAAGTGCTGAAAACCTGGATCAGGTTGAGGAAGGAGATATGCTGGTGACCGACCGGACCGACCCGGACTGGGAACCAATCATGAAGAAGGCGTCCGCCATCGTGACCAACCGTGGAGGCCGGACCTGTCACGCCGCGATTATCAGTCGCGAACTGGGGGTTCCTGCGATCGTGGGAGCCGAAAATGCGACGACAGCGATTCCCTCCGGATCGATGGTTACCGTATCCTGTGCCGAGGGTGATACGGGGCAGGTCTATGATGGTCAACTGGATTACGAAGTTCAGGAAGTCGATCTGTCCGAACTCAAGCATCCGAAAACCAAAGTCATGATGATTGTGGGAAATCCCAATGAAGCGTTCCGCCTGTCAATGCTGCCCAGCGAGGGGGTGGGGCTGGCGCGGATGGAGTTCATCATCAACTCCTTCATTCGAATTCACCCCATGGCTTTACTGGAGTACGACAAACTGGAAGATCCGATACTTAAATCAGAGATCGATCGTCTGACGGCGTCTTATAGTGATAAGCCCGCTTTCTTCGTAGATACTCTGGCCCAGGGTGTCGGAATGATCGCAGGGGCCTTTTATCCCCGCGATGTCATCGTGCGAATGAGTGACTTCAAAACAAATGAATATGCGAATTTGATCGGGGGCGAGAAGTATGAGCCGGAAGAAGAGAACCCGATGATCGGCTTCCGCGGTGCATCCCGCTACTACCACCCGCGCTACCGCGACGCTTTCGGGCTCGAATGCCAGGCGATGCGAAAAGTTCGTGAAGAGATGGGACTCAAGAATATGAAGTTGATGATCCCCTTCTGCCGGACTGTGGAAGAGGGCCGCAAGGTACTGGAAGTCATGGCAGAACATGGACTCAAGCGGGGCGAAGACGGGCTGGAAATTTACATCATGTGTGAAATTCCCAGTAACGTCATTCAGGCCGAGGCTTTCGCGGAAATCTTCGACGGGTTTTCGATCGGCTCCAATGATTTGACACAACTAACCCTCGGCGTCGATCGTGACTCAGAAGTCGTGGCACATATCTTTGATGAACGGGATCCGGCAGTCATGGATTCGCTGGCGACCGCGATTCAACGGGTGAAAGCGTCCGGAAGAAAAATTGGTATCTGTGGTCAGGCTCCCAGTGATTATCCGGAGATCGCCGCGTTCCTGGTTAAGCAGGGGATTGACAGTATTTCACTGAACCCCGATGCCGTGATGAAAACGGTCTCCCGCATTGTAGAAGTCGAAGCAGAACTGGATTCACAGGGTTCTGCTTCCCAGACCAGGAGTGATGTTACTGTGTGA
- a CDS encoding CBS domain-containing protein, with amino-acid sequence MTDQPATPVASDFMTTHVEVVTPDMHLSDVIHFLLKHHVSNAPVVELKDGKKILQGFISEHDCLCALSDEVFFGFPSPPQTARTIMTAHPICIAPHTDLFSIVSVFNSHKLRHLPVVENGHLLGIVSRHDILKEMDEYYKKNLHHQDHERMLRDTSQTFNLRFTIDRDHE; translated from the coding sequence ATGACCGATCAGCCCGCAACTCCCGTAGCCAGTGATTTCATGACCACCCACGTGGAAGTTGTCACTCCCGACATGCATTTGTCTGATGTGATCCATTTTCTGTTAAAGCATCATGTCTCAAATGCGCCCGTGGTCGAGCTCAAGGATGGCAAGAAGATCCTACAGGGTTTTATCTCCGAACACGATTGCCTGTGTGCGCTCTCTGATGAAGTCTTTTTCGGCTTTCCCAGCCCTCCGCAGACAGCCCGTACCATCATGACCGCGCATCCGATCTGCATAGCCCCCCACACAGATCTGTTCTCGATTGTCTCAGTCTTTAACAGCCACAAACTGCGACATCTGCCGGTTGTTGAAAATGGGCACCTGCTGGGGATTGTCAGTCGGCACGATATCCTCAAAGAGATGGATGAATATTACAAAAAAAACCTGCATCACCAGGATCACGAACGCATGCTGCGTGACACATCGCAAACCTTCAACCTGCGATTCACCATCGATCGCGATCACGAGTAA